CTAGTAGGTGGCGTTGCGAAGCTACATAGCTAACATAACGCCCATTGGAAGGTATTcccatatattaaaaatatattgtttttcaaCAGTATTCATAAGCTAAGCAGTGAAGATTTTTATACATTGGCTCTTACATCATGTGTTTATAACACGAATGTACTGGCTGAGTATGCAGCCCCTAAATAACTACAGTGatacattaatttgtttatataaattgCATACCTATcatatctacaaaaatatttactactcAATAATCAAAcacatatgtttttaaattcatatattgaataacaattttaaagtcTATTCtactattacttattatatctACATACTAAACTACTAATTAGCTTGAGACATTTGCCTTGCAAGTTTCTCCTGAGTCCATGTTTTTATGAGTTGCTTTCTGATTTCAAATGCTATGACAGCTGTAGCCATACCAGTGTTCAAGCTGTCGACTCCTCTTTGTAAGGGGATATTTATCCTTACGCCATTTTTAGCTGCTGCTAACCtgaaaagcaaatatttttttgacaataatattttactgcAATTAACCATGTATATGCTgcagaagttgttttttttttaattcaagcaAGTCAGGGTGACATACCTATAGCTCTCATCACTGATTCCTTCAGTTTCTCCACCTAATATTAAAGTAGTATGTTTTAAAGATGGGTAATTCACACCATAGTATGGCAATACTGGCATGTCATTTCCCCTATCATTTTCTTCACTCTGGTCTAAATCTGTGGTGTTGCTATCAGCAATAAATACTGATGTGTCCTTTTCCAAGTGGTTTGGCATTTCATCCCATTCTATTGACTGGTAGATGGGCAGTCTGAAGTGGGCACCAGCTGCACTTCGAATCACCTTTGGATCCCAAACATCTACACATCCTGGAAAAAAATTGTTACATGATTTTTGGTGTGTGAGGGGAGACCTGTGCCCAGGAGTGGGattataaaaaggctgatgtttataatgatataatatttaaaatttttacggctgtatttttttggcCAAGCTACTTTAGAAGTCTTCAATAGAAAGTCTCCaaccatattattatattttgtattgtgtTATTATACCTTTTGAAAGTAAAACTTTCTCACAGCCAGCACCAACAGCTACTCGCAGTATGGCACCCAAGTTCCCCGGTACTCTGATGTTGTCACATATAAACTGAAGTGGCAGAGGCCTTGATAAAGTCTTTACATTTTCTGCTGCTGGAGTTTCAAATATACCTGAAATGAAACATTACAGTGTGGTGTTATATTAAActatgtattataaattatagttaaagtttttatgttatcatatgcttaatttattaaacaaattagtTAAATGCACATACATAATTCTATATTGCTAATTTCGAAATAGAAGTTCCAGCATCCAAAGAGActacttgaaaataattattaaaagtaaactCACCAAATATACCAGGACTCGTTTCAACATCAGACCACATTTGCATCTCTTTGTAAGCTACTTTATAAAACAGCACCCCAGTTTTAGGCAAATGTGGTTTTAATTTAACAAGCTCTTCTGGCCTGCTAAAGATGACATACTTTAAAGTGCATTTAGCTTCCAAACCATCAACTATAAGTCGCCAACCTTCCACAAATGTGTGACCAGACCTCaatctttctttttttgacTTCAACTTCACTAATAAGGTACTGAAACAaagaattaattacaattaataacACCAGTGGCAAAATACAAGTATGTTGTGGTTCAATAAGTTATGTAGGTCCTTACCTTATACGCCCATCATTTTCTTTCaacttttcataaataatttcacctttatcatcaaaaactttttgttgACTGAGATAAAACTTGTGCTTCTTCAGCTTTTCGTCTcgtttttgtttgatttgttttgttttctctgGCGGTAAGGACGAAGCCGCCGGCTGCTCTTGAATAGTCGTCTTATTCTGAACCATGTCACTTTCTTGTTTGGCatgacttttatttaaaatagaagGATCGATTTCTAtgatcttttcttttttaaggtCAGATTTCTCAGTAAAGGGTAACAAAACCTTAGCAGGAGACCTGTGTGACCACCTTGCATATAACCTTACTGATTTATACGCCAACGAAGGTAGCTGGCGAACAAAGATTTGTGACATTAATCTATTCATATTTCTTGCCATTTCTATATTATAGCACTGTGTATTGTAAACAAGTATTTCTGAGATTTAACTAATAAAATCTCTTGTAACGTTTCATCAAAACCCCACAACATAACCTCATAAAATAAGAAACTAATTGAAACTAACGTCAATGTCAACTGCTGTCAACACCTATCTGTCagtcatttttagggttctgcaGTCCGCAGGTCCGTAGATTTCAAAATGTCTCGGGACATTCGGTTAAGAATCTGACTGACTTTTTCTCACTTTATTCCATTTTGATGACATATATATTTCTGATATAGTGTTTTAGTGACCCTCCGTTTCCTGCAGTAACATCCCAAGGTCAGCGCCATATAGCAAGCaccacgaaaataaataaaaaaaaacctcattaTTAGCGTAAACCCAacatatatcatcatcatcatcatcagcctatcgcagtccacggctggacataggcctctccaagtgcacgccacgcCCAACATATATAGTTTTTACTAATTAGTAACCCAACTTTCCGAGACACGTGACTGTACTTTGGGCTACTTCATGCTATTAAGATTATTTCTGAGTTGATTGAGTCCGGATAAGTATGGGCTATAAACGggaaactacggaaccctacACTGAGCGTGGCCCGAAACGCTATTggcctttttttttaacattgttatattttagctTTGTGatgtaaaaagtaattttgggAATATGTAGGCTTTTTGTGAATCTATctttaaaaaaagcttttattaaaatgatatttctaTTTCACGAAAAGGTTGACTGAAATAAATACCACAATGCGATTTGTTTTTAGCTCGATTCTCTATGGATTTTGTtgctattttaaaaaatactacttatgaaCCAGGAAGTATTATACCAATGTTGGGTGCTCTGTTAGTGTTGATGATGAATTAACAATCCCGTGAGGTagatattatagaaaaaaattatagtaattttaaaacaattattaattgAGAGACTTTATTTGACACCGTctacagaaaatatatttactacacactcttatttttgtatatttattctttgaattctgattttaatttctaaataataatgatattatgtTATTCATCAAAACAAAACCATGATTACGTAATCACTAggggtatttttttaacagtcTGGTATCCCCATTAACGTTTCTGATTGCGTGTGGCAATTCTATACCATAAACTAAATAAGTAGTCCAGTTTTTTTAGCCGAACAACATTGCATTATTCTTATCATTCGTCGTCAATCGTCagctgaaaataattttgtggatgcgtattttgtgtttatttataaatcagtCAAGGAACGCTAAACAAAATGGCAACGGGAGTAAAACCTCGTGATGATGAAACTCGACTTACCAGAGAAGATTTAGAGACCATACAAGACGCTATGAAGACTAAGAAATTTCGAGATCTTTTAGCGGAGTACTGCGAAGAAATACGTGACCCGGCTAACCAAGAACTTTATCAAAAAGAAATGACCCAACTTGAGAAGGAACGAGGCTACGATGTAAAGTTCCTCAATCCGAAGGGAGGTTATGTTATCAAAACAAGTGTCGCCGGCGATAGGAAAGCCTTCATTAATATTTGTAGCAATGATAACGTCGGCAAACCGACATACAAGGTGGAAGTAGTTGATGGCAAGAGAGGCATGAACTGGCAAATACCATACTCAATAATACCACCGCGTGAAGATTACGACCAAAACAAACAACGTTGCATCATTTACGACGTAATTTTCCATCCGGACACTCTCCGCATGGCTGAGGTTAACAAACAGTTCCGGGACTTGGTCAACAAAACCGCCTTTGATGCGTTAGTAAAAACTTATAACATTCACCTTGACAGTAACAACTGCCGGTTTCCCAAATCTCAATATAAAGGCATGAGTACTGCTGCTGTGATCAGGAAAGAAGACCCCAACTATCAACCTCCGGGAGAGGAAGAAATGGCAAGCCTTACACCTGAAATGATTGAAAAACTTTATCCTCAAAGGAGTTATTCAGAAAACGAAACTGAGCCTGAGCCCCCAAAAGAGACATCAAAACCAGTTGTTAGGAAACCAAGGAAAAATACAGAGTTTGCTCATTCATCTAAAAATGGTTATACCATTCCAAAGTATGTCATCAAGCAACAGAAAAATGTAGATCTTCAAGACTTCACCTTTGAAAAGGATTGTAAACAGTACAGTGCTATTCCTAGCCAGATAGTTGTGGAAGTGTACCTCCCACTCCTGTCGTCTACTAAAGACTGTACTTTAGATGTTCAAGAGAAACATTTGCACTTGGCATCAGAAAAACCTGCTAAATATAAACTTGATATTACACTGCCTTATTCCGTTAATGATGAATGTGGGACTGCCAAGTTTGATAAAACCAAACACATGTTAATAGTGACTTTACCAGTGATAAAAAAGAACTTTACCAGTAATAATGAAAACTCTCTCAAAGTAGACAGTGGTGTTGAAAGTGAAGAAAATTCAGGTTCTCAAAGTGATGAAGATAATTACAATTCTAACTCCAACTTAATTGTAGAGTTGTCATCATCGTCTGCTGAGACTGTGGTACCCTCTGAGCCCTGTAACACTAGTACCAGTAACTCTGAAGCATTTTTAGACTCCTCATTTGTTTACATACTGCCTCCCTACACACACAATGTTTTGGATGACATTGTAGCTTTAACATTCCATGTTAAAAACACTGAGCCGGACTCTGTGAAGGTAAAAAATAATGGTAATGAGATTATCATCAAGTTCACTTCTATTGGTGCTGGCTTTGTACCTGTACACTATGCAGCTATCATCACATTTGATGAGGATGTTAAGTTTGATAATGTAACAGGAGAGGCATGGGACAACAATGTCATATTACAGTTGGAACTAGCTGGGGCTGTTCCCCACAAATTCCATATTGGCCTAAACAAGGATTCCATGACCTGTGAGAGCTTTGATGCTACTCAGGTTAAAAAGACAAAGATTGAAGAAAAGCCTGAAGCTTCTGAAGCTGAGTCAGTTGCCCCGGTTGTCGAGGTAACCAATTGTGGAACTGAGACAAACATAGTTGTGTCGTCCAGTCACATAGAgtatgatgaagatgatgacttTGAGTCCCCAACATCAATGGATAAAGATATTGTGTTCACGGAGTCTGGCAGCTGTGAGAATGGTGCCAAAAGCATACTGCGTAAGCCAAACATGATGCGCAGCTATTCAGAGTCCAGTGCAGGAGACATTGCCTCCTCTATGGATTATATCAGCTCTGATTGTATTCCAGAGGAGTCAAGCTTAAAAAAGACTGTTAGGTTTAGTGATGTCATTGCAAGACAATTTTACAGGTGAGCTGAAATACTGAAGGTATTTTACTCAATAATAAACAATGATTTGTTATGCTAAGTCAATTTATCAATGTAGGTTATCAGGCTGTAGCTGTGTTTGGTAGAATGTTATTAACGGAAAGGcactgataaaaataaattcatattattatttcagtataaATTATCATCAGTATCTAAAATGAACTTTATTCTAAATTTGGAGTAGAAGTGGTCCAATAAAAACTTTCTGTTATgcaagtttaaatataaaaattatccATGTAGGCTTATCTTTAGCTGGACCCTAATCTATGCAGTATCACTTGTTTTGGATTGACTTGCTACTAAgataagatattattattaaacaaacagTACGTAATTTTCCATCATAGCTGTAGCTATAAATGGACGAATGTGTCTTCCAGGTACAACTCATCTATTGAGGGGCAGAAAAAGAAGAATCAacgtaaaaaaagtaaaaagcgTAGTCAAGACCGGCGGAAGAGCGAGAGCGAAGCTGAAGATGACATTACTAACACCTCTCAGGTATgcaaatatgtacttaaaatcCTTTAACAATCTATGTCCTCTAGCCCGAATGGCCCCGATACCCAGGTACTTGCATGTAAAAggattgtaaatataaaatgttactaacaaaaacaaacgagTGGAAGTTATTTTATAGTATCAGAAAGTAATCAAAACATTTGCATATTGTGCATTGTTGTTACATAATACCGCAGCTCGCCTGACAGTGTTGTTTCCACAAGTGATACGATAACACTGTAAACAATATCGTAGGTAAGCCAAACAGTTCAAGGGCGACAGAATAATGTTTCAATAATGCTGTGATTAATTGCTTATCAATTTACGCTAATAATTCAAGGCCAAGTCTAGTGGAAATATTCTTGCGaactgaaactgaaaatatttgcgTATTAATTAGtgtaattcattattttttagcGTGCTAATGTATCATCCTAGAGTTCAGTTACCTATTGTTACTTATAAGGAAGTGTTAAGAATATGTTATTGAGCCTGAGCTAGACATTGTGCTCGTACTGTTGTTTGTATACCTAATAAGTGTAGTATAGGTAGGAATGCGTCACGCAATTTATCACTATCGTAAATAACGCATGTTCATGTGATATGGGAAGTTTCAGCACTACCCATAAAGTAATTTCTTTACGTAATCTTCCGTTCATTTTTACTTCAGTAATTATTTACTAACAGAACCTTTATCTAATTTCAGAGCTTGAAGCCGAGACTGAAATCAGTCTTGAAGCCCCGCCGTGACAGCGGTCTGGCCGACACGTCTGATGCAGAATCTGAATGCAAGAACACTCCCGATGAAGGCACCTATAACCCAACCAACGATGATGGCTACAGTGAAAACAATAACGAGGGCGAAGGATCCTACGAAAATGATTCCGTGTTCAACATCGTTGGCAATGGAGAAAACGAAGCCCGTAAGTCCGAAGCCGACATATGGGAGTCGGAGCCATCGAAGCCATCACAAACGAAGCGAGAACCTGTCACCTGCGATACTATTCAACACAACACTCAACTCTACGATCCtgacaaattaaacaaaggcAAATATTTAGAAGTTATGTTCAAAAATGATCTCATATTTGATCTAGACATGTGAGATTGGCCATCTCCAGTGAGCTCCTTTATAAAAGGGCGTGTTTGGAATGTTTTAATCCTTACCCTtagaaatgtaatttattagaGATCCAGTGATTTTGTTTGTCTAGAATTACTTAGCTAGTTTAGTAGTATTACATATTCCTTTATGATTTAGATTACTATTGATGTTCCTTCCattatgtattttcaaattGGCAAAGTTTATGACAAtggtttgttttgtattaacaAGTTTATTCTGATGTGTTCACACTTTGTCAATTGAGATAATTATGTTGGgtagtttaaaattataattggtatacattttaaaaattaatcagAAATTAGAAAATTTAGAAAGTGTTAGAAGATGTATGTagtgatattttaaaaacacagaCATGTTTGATAATATACTGCTCACGTTAGACAATATGATAAGTAGTCAATCTGCATTTCATGGTACAAATTAGATTTACGTCACTATTGGTTAAGAGAtaggaattgattttataacgAGAATTAAGCCTACCTCTAGCCTAAGTTAGATATAAAAACACTATTGCACAGCGAAGATAATGGTAGATTGCTAGATTTACACAATGCAAATACCTTTGAACACACGTTATTCGTGATTTTAATTATGGAATAAGTGTCCACGGACATCATACTCTTTGTTTAGTCTTCACAATTCATAACAGAGTTATATTTGACGCTTCACACAACTCAGTGCCTTTTGTCTGTACCTATTGTAAGCAAAATCACCAGTGAAACGTATAGGTCGACTGTTGTCATAAACcatgcattttgttttattgaataagaTCCTGGTATGTATTGTACAAGCAATTATGCAAGTTATGTTTGATGTAAACTTTACAAGTTATTTAACGATGAATGAATTGTGATTTGAGACTTTAGTTTAATACATGAATTGATTCAAAATCGATGTTCGTTTTATTGTTAGAATAAAAATGGCAATTGTTTAGTATCAAACAGTgataatgataattatgtaCTCTACAAAGGGAGGGCTAACAGGGAGAGTACATAAAGGTAGTACATAggaagagtacataagggatcACAAAGGGAGAGTACTTAAGGGATTACCTAAGGATCCCTACCTAAggataaggggagtacataagttCGTTAATGTATATTGTGCGGGGTAAGCTAATGCTAGGTCCTCTGCTGTTCAGAAAATAACgcgaaattattttatatcatcaaGGTTTATTTAGGCTGCGTAACTAAAATATCGTTGTTAGTATGAACTTGCGGATAATTTGGCTCTTCACAATTTGAAAAACAACGTTTCGTCCGTGGCGTTGATGAGTAGTCATCGTAGAACCACGTGTTTTCACTGTCagttcgtaaaaaaaaaaaaaacgtatagGTAGCCTTTTCCCATTGGCGGACTTTCACAGCGACATCGCCGATTAGTTCGGTGTCGCCAGGAAAACCCGCCAATTCGAAAACGCTGTTATTTACCTTATTACTATATTTAGTGGTCAAAATATGAGAAAGCAATATTTTagagattaaaataatatgtaattagaTATATAtctatgttataatatttatgccaAAGTACAATATTAAGATGTACCTATTCGCCTTCATACCTGTGACAGCCACTGTATCCTATTGAAAGTTACACAAGGATTTCAACAAACTCCGCCTGAAGTTTCCAGCTCAAACTTTTCCTTCAATTCCTACCTGACGTCTATGTGTATGTGTAGGAGGCACATTGTATAGATTTGTAAGTATGTGTGACCCAACCCTTGTACAGATTTCTGTCTATGTGTGCACCCAAATCCGACCCTAGGGCGTTAGTCTTAGCTTCTTAGCATATATTTTAGTTTGAAGGGCATTATGACCGAATCGAAGCCTCTTGACGATTTTAAGAAGGTTAACGTTTGAAATTGAAAAGGTGTCATCCAAGTCATAGAGTTGTATAACCACTAAAAGTCAAACTTACATACATTTCAGATGTTTATCATCAATTTAAATCGAATAGTTAGTGTTTCTACACTTCAACGTGAAAGACGAGCAACAAAACTTAGATATCACGGCGATACGACGGCAAACTTACTGATACAACTGCGAGATATAACGACAACTTCATTTTAACTTTGCCAACATCATTTTAACGTAGCTTTTGAAACTACTTTCAAACATCTAGGAgctaattttcatttttttttccaataattttccTGGACCAGATGGCATCGTACTTAGTTGGTGTACCTATCTGTTTGCCACGCCGGTCATGGTGGTCGCGTAGATATTCTATTCCTCCGTAAGTCAATTTAATCTGGATTTATAATCAGTAAGTATACGTTGTTTATCAGGTGGCTATCTTTCAAAAGAGGTACGAGTTCTGCTTAGTTTGGTGGCGTGTGAATAtgataaaaatacctattttgaACGTTGGTAActtttggatattttttgtgtaaacaaTGGATGCTAGATGCGACAGGAAAGGCTACGGCGTATCGTAGCAATATGCTACGACAGCTACGAGGTAAGTTATGCGATGCTTTGAGTTATTTCTTCAATGCTATTTTGGTAGTTTATCATATTTACGTATTGAAATTAGTACCTATTATAACTTTCTTATTCATTATTAGAGTAGGTATTGTTTCTCGTCCCATAAATTCAATAGGTATATTCCATAAGCTCATGAACTGATTGAAAAAGTTCGTTCAAATAATTACAGTTCAGCAGTTTCTCGGCGAAAAGTAATAGATACAAACAGCATTACTCAGTAAAGGCGAAAATAGCAATGTAGTAATTAACAGGCTTTTGTATTCAATACAAAGAAGTAATGTAGGTAACTTTTCTTCGTCTAGACGATCTTATTGCTTTTGACACGTTGAACGTTAATGAACATTTCCAAGGATGACCAAATTCAATCGTCTAGGTCTGTAGGAGCAATGGACCGTACTTTATTAGAAAAGTCTTCATCCTTTCTATTTAAGGCATTAACCCTAGACTCAACTTTAATGTTTCTATTCAATTAGGATTTAACTCTAAAAAGTTCAGACTGAAAAAGGTAGTGTGGTGTAACATCGCAGGATCAACAAACTTGTAAGTTCCGAAATTACATTTTTGAGATCGTTTCAACAGCCTTTCGAGCAAGTTATGTAGACGGCAATATTTTTGAGTCAAGCCTCTGCGAACCTTTGATCTTGAAACTTAGTTGAACATCTCTTTCAAGATGATAGGTACTTTCCGCACGAGACAGGTACCTATAATCCGCCAAGAAATGGAAAATTGGTGAACAGTCTTACTAGAGTTACTTATGAATTAAGATCCTTCAATGAAAACTTTAGATTTTGATCAACATAAACTCGCTTTAATGTGAACACATCGAtatttatggatgtttttgcTTATAAAGGATGAAAAGCTTGTTTGTTTTCAGTTCGCTTAAAGTACGTTGGGATTCCCGTGTATTGCGAATGCGTTTATAAACATTAATCACATATGCACAAACACACAAACCCGGATCAACATAACTTTTGTTGCTTTTTATTGAAGAACTTACCTAAAGGTAGAAATAAA
This window of the Helicoverpa armigera isolate CAAS_96S chromosome 9, ASM3070526v1, whole genome shotgun sequence genome carries:
- the LOC110375712 gene encoding rRNA methyltransferase 3, mitochondrial, coding for MARNMNRLMSQIFVRQLPSLAYKSVRLYARWSHRSPAKVLLPFTEKSDLKKEKIIEIDPSILNKSHAKQESDMVQNKTTIQEQPAASSLPPEKTKQIKQKRDEKLKKHKFYLSQQKVFDDKGEIIYEKLKENDGRISTLLVKLKSKKERLRSGHTFVEGWRLIVDGLEAKCTLKYVIFSRPEELVKLKPHLPKTGVLFYKVAYKEMQMWSDVETSPGIFGIFETPAAENVKTLSRPLPLQFICDNIRVPGNLGAILRVAVGAGCEKVLLSKGCVDVWDPKVIRSAAGAHFRLPIYQSIEWDEMPNHLEKDTSVFIADSNTTDLDQSEENDRGNDMPVLPYYGVNYPSLKHTTLILGGETEGISDESYRLAAAKNGVRINIPLQRGVDSLNTGMATAVIAFEIRKQLIKTWTQEKLARQMSQAN
- the LOC110375680 gene encoding protein kintoun, which gives rise to MATGVKPRDDETRLTREDLETIQDAMKTKKFRDLLAEYCEEIRDPANQELYQKEMTQLEKERGYDVKFLNPKGGYVIKTSVAGDRKAFINICSNDNVGKPTYKVEVVDGKRGMNWQIPYSIIPPREDYDQNKQRCIIYDVIFHPDTLRMAEVNKQFRDLVNKTAFDALVKTYNIHLDSNNCRFPKSQYKGMSTAAVIRKEDPNYQPPGEEEMASLTPEMIEKLYPQRSYSENETEPEPPKETSKPVVRKPRKNTEFAHSSKNGYTIPKYVIKQQKNVDLQDFTFEKDCKQYSAIPSQIVVEVYLPLLSSTKDCTLDVQEKHLHLASEKPAKYKLDITLPYSVNDECGTAKFDKTKHMLIVTLPVIKKNFTSNNENSLKVDSGVESEENSGSQSDEDNYNSNSNLIVELSSSSAETVVPSEPCNTSTSNSEAFLDSSFVYILPPYTHNVLDDIVALTFHVKNTEPDSVKVKNNGNEIIIKFTSIGAGFVPVHYAAIITFDEDVKFDNVTGEAWDNNVILQLELAGAVPHKFHIGLNKDSMTCESFDATQVKKTKIEEKPEASEAESVAPVVEVTNCGTETNIVVSSSHIEYDEDDDFESPTSMDKDIVFTESGSCENGAKSILRKPNMMRSYSESSAGDIASSMDYISSDCIPEESSLKKTVRFSDVIARQFYRYNSSIEGQKKKNQRKKSKKRSQDRRKSESEAEDDITNTSQSLKPRLKSVLKPRRDSGLADTSDAESECKNTPDEGTYNPTNDDGYSENNNEGEGSYENDSVFNIVGNGENEARKSEADIWESEPSKPSQTKREPVTCDTIQHNTQLYDPDKLNKGKYLEVMFKNDLIFDLDM